The genomic DNA ACAGAGACTTGAACTTTCAGGTAATTGCTGTTGCTCTTACAGATGATATGCAGTGATGATTGGTCAAATAGGATTCAGGTTTTAGCTGGTCATAAGTGAGCAAAATAGAAGGTATAGTATCCCGGGAATTCTTGTttgattatcaaatttttattgtaacacatacacatacaatcaatcaaaatatttgtATGTCATCCTTGTGACTTGATATCGCAAACccaaattgaattgatttaaattggTTAACCAAATTTTAGAGGGTTATccaattttattatgttttgacCAATTTTTGTAAAGCTGGTttggtattttattattattttgttcaatttattaaaagataGTCATTtcagttaatttattttttatttaatattcaatttgaatattaattcgattcgatttattGTATGATTTTGAACACCTGTGccaaaaaaggggaaaaaaaaagtgtaataGATGCACATACATATaatcaacaaacaaaaatttggGTGTATATACTATACGTATTGGTATAATACATTCCTATTAAATCCTATACATACATTCCTAATAATTGATTATacttttttaagaaaaccaTTATAGAAAAAGagtgatttaatttttaaacttgaattaattataagacTAAAATTACAAGTCTTTGAAATTTCCACGTTCGAAACGTTAGCGTCTTTACGGTTTCAACGTTTTTGGTAACCGGTTTTGGATTCAAAGGTGGCGTCGTGTCGGTACAAGAGAGAACAAAGCGAATTGAGTTACGTAATACAACTGATAAGACTCTACAcaacaaaataatacaaaagaaaaatcaaaaccaaCCAGCCAGCCAGTGCCAGCTCCGTCACTGTCGTATAGGATAGTACAATTTATGTGCATACCGACACTTTCATTAACACATTCGGAATTTTTTGGGTTCAAAAATGTCCCATCAAGGTTTAGCCAAATTATTTCCCAcctatttattgaatttttcaacTATACAAATTCACCCAAGACTCAACTTCGTTAAGAAAGAAATTAAGgtcctaaattttcaaaagaataaaaaataataattagatgaTTCAACATTATTagtcaaattaattttgtaatagtTGAAACCTATCCGCATTGAACTGTTGGAGATATTTTTTGAACTCTAGGGATCACAAAAAATAAAGCCAAAATACAGGGATATGATTTGAAACTTACCAAATAAAAATGGATCCATCCATGTTACTTTTTTTAACCAGAGGGAGGACAAGGTCCTTCTCCCTGAACtcctattattattataaataataaaaacaaaacatttgtgCACGTAACACTTTGTAAAAACGTCTCCGCACGGATTCGCTCACGCTCTTACAAAGATTTTTCTTCATCTTGGTCTTCATTCTCCATCTTTCATCTCCACAAAGCAACAATCTTTCGATCTCGAAACCCATTTGCACGTCAACACATCTCTCTCAAAACTTCACAAGAACGCGATCAAAATAAGTGCTAATTGATTCAAGCCATGGGGTTTGATAAAGAGGCAAGTTCATCTTCACATGGGTTGCCGCCTTTTCccagagaagatactccacttTTAGCCAAGGCAACTCCCCTTTCTTCACGATCCAAGACCTTTGCGAACGTTTTTATAGCCATTGTTGGTGCTGGAGTTTTAGGCCTCCCGTACACTTTCAAAAAAACAGGATGGATCATGGGCTCACTCATGCTCTTTTCTGTTGCAGCTTTGACCTATTACTGCATGATGCTCTTGGTTTTCACACGCCGGAAGCTTGATACTGTCCATGGCttctctaaaatttcatcttttggtGATCTCGGGTTTGTTGTGTGTGGTCCAATTGGTCGTTTTGCTGTTGATGCCATGATTGTCCTTGCACAAGCTGGGTTTTGTGTTAGTTACCTCATATTTATTGCTAATACTTTGgctcatttatttaataattcatatgaTGATGGTAATAGTTCTGGTAAAATTCTCGGTTTTTTTACCCCGAAAGCTTTATATATATGGGGTTGTTTTCCTTTTCAACTGGGGTTAAATTCAATTCCAACGTTGACCCATTTGGCTCCACTGAGTATCTTTGCTGATGTGGTTGATCTCGGAGCTATGGGGGTTGTGATGGTAGAGGATGTCATGATTTTTCTCAAAAAGATGCCTGCTTTAAAGGCTTTTGGCGATTTTTCTGTGTTTGCATATGGTATTGGTGTGGCAGTTTATGCTTTTGAAGGTATTGGCATGATAATGCCACTGGAATCCGAGACTAGAAACAAAGCAAGATTTGGGAAAATCCTAGGCTTATGTATGGCTTTCATTTCACTGTTATATGGAGCATTTGGTGCTTTGGGTTACTTTGCTTTTGGAGAAGACACCAAAGATATAATCACCACCAATCTTGGAGCAGGATTAGTAAGCACTTTAGTGCAGCTGGGACTCTGCATCAACCTGTTCTTCACATTTCCCCTGATGATGAACCCAGTTTATGAGGTGTTCGAGAGGCGGTTTTGTGATTACAGATACTGCATGTGGCTGAGATGGTTGCTAGTATTGGTGGTGAGCCTGGTGGGTCTTCTGGTGCCAAATTTTGCAGACTTTTTATCACTGGTGGGGAGCAGTGTGTGCTGTGTGCTGGGCTTTGTGTTGCCCGCTTTGTTCCATTGGGTGGTGTTCAAGGAAGAATTGGGGTGGGGTGGCAAGGCTTTGGATGCTGCCATTGTGGGATTTGGAGTGATGATTGGCATCTCAGGAACCTACTCTTCACTAATGGAGATTTTTGCATCCAAGGCTTGAGAGTTAgaagttgagttgagttgagttgagggTTCaggaaataaattaagttttgttagtatttgattaaatttgttgttttttgaaTTGTGTTGGTGTATTATTATTGTATGCATAGCTGAGGTGTTCTgttgattattattatcaaaaactAATCAATCAATTACAGACCTCTTtcattttatcctatttttatctcaaactcGAAAGTTTTGAATGCTTTATCTCTAGCTCAGTTGTCTGTCCGTCCAACTGCGTACCCACTGCCTGCCATTTagaaatattgtttattaagaattagtatttaaactaaataatcaTTCTAATTAAgattacattaattatatttaaataataaggtTTTGAAAGGATtaggaaaaacatttttttgagAATCTAATATCATCTTAACCCACAGATTTTATTCCCTTAATTCAAAtccttatattttctttcaattaaaATCCAGAATTCTAATTGCACAATCCCTGCTTCACATCACTATGTctgaatgattttatatttgataaaataatgctCTTTTTTACTTTTCCCTCTTTTATAATGTTAACCCTGTGTCAGTCAATTCAACAACTCGTTAGAAATGTATCACCTTCACAATAGCCTCACTATAATAAATTGAGAACCCAAAAAACACATTTCCCAAATAGagtgaattcaaactcaatcgACCGaccaactcaagtttgacttcaATCTAAAAAGTCTAACTCAAATTGGTAATGAGATTACTGAAAAAACTGTtaaaaaacaccaaaaaaaaaaaaatagtgccCACAACTTTCTGATTAGACTTAATCTGGTTCAACTCGAACTTAAACAAAAGTTCAACTCATTTAAGTCAAGCATTAAGTCAAGACCAAGATAATTCAACTTGGATTCAACCCTATTTACAAATACCAGACATGGCAAACTTGGGCCTCAGgttataaattttcatatttgcaCTGTGCAACATTCAATTAAGGGATGAAAATGGAccaacaaaagagaaagaaaatctagTCGAGGAACAAAAAGATGCAGAtcataaatatcacaaataatgaTCAACAGCTgatatttgaaagaaaattacatGTATATCAAGGCTATCCTGATgatgaacaagaagaagatATTACAAAAGAATACAACACAAAGGTAATtcaattgtcaaaaaaaaaaaaattaaagaacaaaattaaccttatgaCACAACCACTCAATTGTCACATTATATACTCTCGTCAAAGAACCAAAGCCGCCACACCTAAAAtccaatataataataataataaatcttacCAGAAATGGAAGGCTTCAACTTGCAAAGAAAGACGAACAAGTAATGTAACAAGACCGGATTTTCTTACCTCCAACTAAAATGCACTCCATTCTGGGGTTTTCTTTTGAGTTTGACTCCCTACTGATGTGCTAAATGGCCCTGTTGAACTGAATGGATCTGAATACTCGGAACTTTTCTTTCGAACTTCTACCGATGCACTAAATGGTTCTGTTGACCCGAATGGATCGATGAAGTCAGAACTACTCTTTGGAGTTTGACCGTCTATTGATGTCTTAAATGGTCCAGTTGATCGAAATGGATCTGTGTCATCAAATGTGGGGAACCCATGACTGTGATCTGAGTCTCTGGTGCTGCGGATGGAATCAAACCTTGCAAGGGAACTCTGTGATGACTGGAAGAATCCGCTATcatgtgcattaaatgaatcaAACCTCATTGAGAGATCATGACTCTGATCGGAATCTGTGGTGCTACGGAAAGAATCAAATCTGGCAAGAGAATGGTGTGGAGACTGTAAGAAACCACTATCACGCGTGTTGAACGAATCAAACCTAGAAAAGCTGTCGAATGAAGGCTCCTCCATTCCCATACTAAACCTTCGTGGGGAGCTTCCAAAATTATAGGCAGGAGTGCTTGGAACAGAATCTGCAAATACACTTTTTCCCTTGTTGAAAGAATAATCATCTGGCCCAGAATTAAATTGCCGTGGAGAGTTTCCATAAGTACTGTAAGCAGGAGTGCTTGGAACAGAATCTGCAAAAATTGATGAGCTCTTTCCCAGAAACATAATATTGCTGCGAGAGGAATCTGTTTTTATGGGTTTCAGACCAAAGTCATCAAGACCAAATAGAGAACTTTCACGTCTGTCATGATCCATGTCCTGCattagaaaagagagaaaaatcatTGAACCAATGTATGTGCAAAATTAAGAACTCATTATATGACAAATCTTTTCATACAACAAGTTCACCAAAGAGCTGTCACAAATTTCTCAACAAGCATTCAAACAGCTAATTGTTCCACAGCTTTATCAAAAAGATACCTGtttcaaattacaatttttaaagcAACATCTCTCTCATTAGATAGAAAAAATCATGTTTTAGCACAAAGCagaagaataaattatttaggtTTTAATGCATGAGTTAATCTGAACAATTTCTCCCCAGATAACTGAGCCAGTTCACATGTCTAGAATGGAGTAAAAAACAAACAGGCTACCACCAAAAGacttgtaaatataaaaatattaacaatacaTAAAGTTCTCTGCTTCTATCTCATCTATCAGTGTAAAACCCTGATAAAACAGATTTCAGCCTCCTCCTGCTTCAACTTCAAACGAATTACAGAATGCCAAAATAGGATTTATGTAGCCTACAAAACtatattagagaaaataaatgaTCACatgataagataaataaaaatgaaattccaCTGCACTAGGTGGCGCTTTTCAGTTTTGCAGCATGGCAAGACTGTAGTACATGGAATGCAATGCACAACAATAAAATGGTTCACAAACCTTGGTACTCTCTGTGTCAAAGCCCCAAACTGATTCTGTATCATAATGAGTGTCAAATGTTCCCCAACTAGGTTCATCAAATACTTTGTCCCCAGAAAAAACAGATTCAGTACCGTCCTGATCACTGAACAAATAAATCACCAAAAGTTTCAGTCTAATGAAGCATAAGTAAAGAAAATAGAGAAGTAATGAAACAGAATCCCAACTGCTGCAAGCATGCTTTGCATGATATTGGCTTCATGTAGACCATTTCCAAAgattaaaaatgaaacaaaatcaatcaaattaaaaataacaaaggaATCACAAACCTTCGTGTTTCTTTAGCATGGGGTGAGCCATCAGCACCAATGTTCTTCATGATTTGGGAATCTTGGACTTCTTGAGATTTGTTCTCTGCTGCAGCACTTCCATCTGGAGTGTCAGGAAGACTTCTTGCCAAGCCATTCTCATTTTGATCATGAGTCAATTCATTTTCAGTGCTCTCTTCACCTTTACTCGTGATCTCTAATTTAGCTTCAGTATCTGTGGATGATGTATTTAAACCATTGTTCATGGAAGTCTCATCTTTTCTAACCGGTGAAGATTTTGGTTTTCGGGGGGCTACGACATTTTGGACATCAAGTGTGAGTTCCTTGACCAAAGTGAATCCTGAAACGCATTGACAACAACAATTCATGCAAATAATATTGCAATTCAATTTATGACAagtaaaccaaacaaaacatcaAAAGAAATACAATTCTATGATACCAAATAAGTTCCAAGTTAGAAATTGTCATGccaaacaaataataatgataataacatAACAAATCCCAAAGGCAACTCTTTGACAGACCTTCATCTTCAAACTTGTCCCAATCTTCATCCCAATCAGCTGCTCCTTCTTGGATTCCAGGTTGCCAACCTTAAGGAATAccatcaaaaatatttaagaaaagtTAAAGCATGATCtcctataaattaataataagtaatCAATAGCACAGCtagataaaaaggaaaattagaaGGATGAGAGATAATATAGAactcgaaaaaaaaaaattataacacaCTAAAACccactataattttttttttttaaaccatacaaCTAAATCAAGGTAAcccattttatcaaattaaagacattttcatttcaaaaaacaaTAGCACAATTTATAATGTAAAAACACATGATATTCAAGATGG from Mangifera indica cultivar Alphonso chromosome 16, CATAS_Mindica_2.1, whole genome shotgun sequence includes the following:
- the LOC123198613 gene encoding amino acid transporter AVT3B-like, with the protein product MGFDKEASSSSHGLPPFPREDTPLLAKATPLSSRSKTFANVFIAIVGAGVLGLPYTFKKTGWIMGSLMLFSVAALTYYCMMLLVFTRRKLDTVHGFSKISSFGDLGFVVCGPIGRFAVDAMIVLAQAGFCVSYLIFIANTLAHLFNNSYDDGNSSGKILGFFTPKALYIWGCFPFQLGLNSIPTLTHLAPLSIFADVVDLGAMGVVMVEDVMIFLKKMPALKAFGDFSVFAYGIGVAVYAFEGIGMIMPLESETRNKARFGKILGLCMAFISLLYGAFGALGYFAFGEDTKDIITTNLGAGLVSTLVQLGLCINLFFTFPLMMNPVYEVFERRFCDYRYCMWLRWLLVLVVSLVGLLVPNFADFLSLVGSSVCCVLGFVLPALFHWVVFKEELGWGGKALDAAIVGFGVMIGISGTYSSLMEIFASKA